The following are encoded in a window of Chitinophagaceae bacterium genomic DNA:
- the paaZ gene encoding phenylacetic acid degradation bifunctional protein PaaZ, which yields MKLENYIAGKWITGDGEGQPLYNAVTGEPIASASTKGLDLKQMLEYGRAVGNPALRRMTFHERGNMLKALAMHLRNHLDKFYRISYQTGATKADSWVDIEGGIGNLFANASLRRKFPNEVFCIDGDSHNLGKNNTFMGTHILVPREGVAVHINAFNFPVWGMLEKIAVNLLAGMPAVVKPAPVTSYLTEAVVKEIIASKILPEGALQLLCGSAGDLLDHVTSQDVVTFTGSASTGLLLKSNPHILRENVPFNMEADSLNCIVLGEDVTPAEPEWDIFIKEVRREMTLKAGQRCTGIRRIFVPDNKMEEVWKAIAASLSQTTIGNPLNEKVRMGSLAGQTQRNEVKEQVQKLLASSQIIYGSLDSVNVVDADAAKGAFMSPLLLMNEKPFDTKEVHEVEAFGPVSTIMPYKRTEDAIALSKLGKGSLCSTIVTADHKIAQQYVVGAATHHGRILVLNNECAKESTGHGSPLPLLVHGGPGRAGGGEEMGGLRGVKHYLQRTALQGSPTTITAITHVYQQYAAGKDPGKHPFRKYFEELQIGDQIVTAKRVITSEDIDRFADLSGDHFYAHIKTTDFNGTMFEQQVAHGYFIMSIAAGLFVDSYEKNPVLLNYGIDELRFTKPVYPGAEIHIRFTCKEKLLNDKRVIEKPVPIDIGIKRGDDIDKGIVKWLVEMIDETGEITGVATILTMVARKGG from the coding sequence ATGAAACTGGAGAATTATATCGCCGGCAAATGGATCACCGGGGACGGGGAAGGACAACCATTATATAATGCCGTAACCGGCGAACCCATCGCAAGCGCTTCCACAAAAGGACTTGATCTTAAGCAGATGCTTGAATACGGAAGAGCGGTTGGCAATCCCGCCCTGCGCAGAATGACCTTTCACGAGCGGGGCAACATGCTGAAGGCGCTGGCAATGCATTTGAGAAATCACCTTGATAAATTTTACCGTATCTCTTACCAGACCGGCGCCACCAAAGCCGACAGCTGGGTGGATATTGAAGGCGGCATCGGGAATCTTTTTGCCAACGCATCCCTTCGCCGGAAATTTCCCAACGAGGTTTTTTGTATTGACGGCGACAGCCACAACCTGGGCAAGAACAATACATTCATGGGCACACATATACTGGTACCCAGGGAGGGCGTGGCGGTTCATATCAATGCATTCAATTTCCCGGTCTGGGGCATGCTTGAAAAGATCGCCGTGAACTTATTGGCAGGCATGCCGGCTGTTGTAAAGCCCGCCCCGGTTACCAGCTACCTGACCGAAGCGGTGGTGAAAGAGATCATTGCATCGAAGATCCTGCCCGAAGGCGCCCTGCAATTACTATGCGGCAGCGCCGGGGACCTGCTTGATCACGTTACCTCGCAGGACGTGGTGACGTTTACCGGTTCGGCATCAACCGGATTATTATTAAAATCGAACCCCCATATTTTAAGGGAGAATGTTCCTTTTAATATGGAAGCAGACTCGTTGAATTGCATTGTACTGGGAGAAGATGTGACACCCGCTGAACCGGAATGGGACATCTTTATCAAAGAAGTACGAAGAGAAATGACACTGAAGGCCGGACAACGATGCACGGGCATACGCAGGATATTTGTTCCGGATAATAAAATGGAAGAGGTATGGAAGGCGATCGCCGCTTCGCTTTCTCAAACAACCATCGGCAACCCGTTGAATGAGAAAGTAAGAATGGGTTCGCTGGCCGGGCAAACACAACGCAACGAAGTAAAGGAGCAGGTGCAGAAATTGCTGGCTTCCTCACAAATTATTTATGGTTCACTGGATAGCGTGAATGTGGTGGATGCCGATGCGGCCAAAGGGGCTTTCATGTCACCGCTATTGTTGATGAACGAAAAGCCTTTTGATACAAAAGAAGTACATGAGGTGGAAGCCTTTGGCCCGGTAAGTACCATCATGCCGTATAAAAGAACGGAGGATGCCATTGCCTTGAGCAAACTTGGTAAAGGAAGCCTATGCTCTACCATTGTTACAGCCGATCATAAAATTGCACAGCAATATGTTGTTGGTGCAGCAACGCACCACGGAAGAATACTGGTGCTGAATAATGAGTGTGCAAAAGAAAGCACCGGTCATGGTTCTCCCCTGCCATTATTGGTACACGGGGGCCCCGGCCGTGCAGGAGGAGGTGAGGAAATGGGTGGATTGCGTGGAGTGAAACATTACCTGCAACGGACCGCTTTGCAGGGTTCGCCAACAACCATCACGGCCATCACCCATGTTTACCAGCAATATGCCGCAGGAAAAGACCCGGGCAAGCACCCGTTCCGGAAATATTTTGAGGAATTGCAGATAGGAGACCAGATCGTAACAGCGAAAAGGGTGATCACATCAGAGGATATTGACCGCTTTGCCGACCTGAGCGGCGATCATTTTTATGCGCATATAAAAACAACGGATTTTAATGGTACCATGTTTGAGCAACAGGTGGCGCATGGTTATTTCATCATGAGCATTGCCGCAGGCCTGTTCGTTGACAGTTATGAAAAGAACCCGGTGCTGCTGAATTACGGCATCGACGAATTGCGGTTCACCAAACCGGTGTATCCCGGCGCCGAAA
- a CDS encoding DUF1569 domain-containing protein, which translates to MDTEKLHFLKTGVIPRVKTLPANASGKWGKMNGQQMAEHVADFFNVSTEKIKFDLVTPVEHLPKFKEFLLSDKQFRENTKAPVNIVGEEPYPLRCANMEEAVDGLAASIGNFENYFRENPGKKTTHPVFGELNFEEWVLLHFKHVTHHLRQFGLL; encoded by the coding sequence ATGGATACGGAAAAACTCCATTTTTTAAAGACAGGCGTCATACCAAGGGTAAAGACCCTGCCTGCAAACGCTTCCGGTAAATGGGGTAAGATGAATGGCCAGCAGATGGCGGAACACGTGGCAGACTTCTTTAACGTATCAACCGAAAAAATAAAATTCGACCTGGTTACACCGGTTGAGCACCTGCCTAAATTCAAAGAATTTCTTTTAAGCGACAAACAATTCAGGGAAAATACAAAAGCGCCGGTGAATATTGTTGGCGAAGAGCCATACCCCCTGCGTTGTGCAAACATGGAGGAGGCTGTTGACGGACTTGCCGCCTCCATAGGGAACTTTGAAAACTACTTCCGGGAGAATCCCGGGAAAAAAACAACGCATCCTGTTTTTGGCGAACTGAATTTTGAAGAGTGGGTGTTGTTGCATTTTAAGCACGTAACACATCACCTGAGGCAGTTCGGCCTGCTGTAA
- a CDS encoding adenylate kinase, translating to MFNLILFGPPGSGKGTQSEKLIAKYGLKHLSTGDLLRSEISRQTPLGKEAQNFMDKGQLVPDEVVIGMISSALDANPNAKGFLFDGFPRTATQAEALDKLLELKNAPIAVMLALEVSEAELIKRLLKRGETSGRSDDNNESVIRARITEYHNKTAVVADYYKQFDKVEMVKGEGTIDEIFGRLCKEIDKRA from the coding sequence ATGTTTAACCTGATATTATTCGGTCCTCCCGGCAGCGGCAAAGGAACACAAAGCGAAAAACTGATTGCAAAATATGGCTTAAAGCACCTGAGTACAGGTGACCTGCTGCGCAGCGAAATAAGCCGCCAGACCCCCTTGGGTAAAGAAGCACAGAATTTTATGGATAAGGGCCAGTTGGTTCCGGATGAAGTGGTGATCGGCATGATCAGTTCTGCCCTGGATGCCAACCCGAATGCGAAGGGGTTTTTGTTTGATGGATTTCCCCGGACCGCCACCCAGGCAGAAGCCCTGGATAAACTGCTGGAATTAAAGAATGCCCCCATCGCCGTAATGCTTGCGTTGGAAGTAAGTGAAGCAGAATTAATAAAGCGGTTGCTGAAACGGGGAGAGACAAGCGGCCGGAGCGATGACAACAACGAAAGCGTGATCCGGGCAAGGATCACCGAATATCATAACAAGACCGCTGTTGTGGCCGATTATTACAAACAGTTTGATAAAGTGGAGATGGTAAAGGGGGAAGGAACCATTGATGAAATTTTCGGGAGGCTCTGCAAAGAGATCGATAAAAGGGCCTGA
- the msrB gene encoding peptide-methionine (R)-S-oxide reductase MsrB has translation MDSAKKDNPIYSNTDSGKVNMSNDEWRKVLPSDVYAIAREKGTERAFTGKYWEHKEVGTYYCAACGNPLFNSNGKFESNCGWPSFFEPINKGSIIYAPDNSYGMKRTEVMCGRCKAHLGHVFEDGPPPTGLRYCINSVILDFEKAKDAAKGFEEKNEVKNK, from the coding sequence ATGGACAGCGCTAAAAAAGACAACCCCATTTATTCCAATACCGATTCCGGAAAAGTGAATATGAGTAATGATGAATGGAGAAAAGTATTGCCTTCTGATGTATATGCCATTGCCCGTGAAAAAGGTACCGAAAGAGCTTTTACCGGTAAATACTGGGAGCATAAAGAGGTGGGCACTTATTATTGTGCCGCCTGCGGCAACCCGCTTTTCAACAGCAATGGTAAGTTTGAAAGCAATTGCGGCTGGCCAAGTTTTTTTGAGCCCATCAATAAAGGAAGTATTATTTATGCACCGGACAACAGCTATGGCATGAAGCGTACCGAAGTGATGTGCGGCCGGTGCAAAGCCCACCTGGGCCATGTTTTTGAAGACGGTCCGCCGCCCACCGGACTGCGCTACTGCATCAACTCGGTTATCCTTGATTTTGAAAAGGCAAAAGATGCCGCAAAAGGGTTTGAAGAAAAGAACGAAGTAAAAAACAAATAA
- a CDS encoding FG-GAP repeat protein: MYKFFILAVAVAVTPHSRKIPVIEFNVNNTAQKQVSFFSFKNSFPTNFWETGKKQAVAWSPNWLEMAQENIRKSEYHFKWEETYKSWCTPNRKNNLRFFYDETGFVAEPRTTQIPVGEIDPLKRSDEITYRQIPGWKIKFILDKKQVGKGAWTVADNKAEFITDNITVQYINNDEGMRQNFIVHSPLSKTDELKINFRIKTKLKAFLRGNQLQFFHKRSGHVLNYDRLKVWDAKGKPLEARFKKNKNNRFSISVFTTGAVYPVTIDPISSTPNSTHDDANQANAFFGTSVASAGDVNGDGYSDVIIGANDFDDGANVDEGRAFVYHGSAAGLSATPNSTPDDANQAGASFGISVSGAGDVNGDGYSDVIIGASQYNDGGNSNEGRAFVYHGSAAGLAASPNNTPDDADQIGAYFGWSVAGAGDVNGDGFSDVIIGAWQYDDVAITNEGRAYVYHGSAAGLSATPNSTPDDANQANAAFGFSVASAGDVNGDGFSDVIIGAYLYDDGANGNEGLAFVYHGSAAGLSATPNSTPDDANQVSAGFGWSVASAGDVNGDGYSDVIIGAWQYDDGANLNEGGAFVYHGSAAGLSATPNNTPDDADQGGATFGNEVACAGDVNGDGYSDVIIGAPNYDDGANTGEGRAFVYYGSAAGLSATPNSTPDDANQANSSFGNCVASAGDVNGDGYSDVIIGSYFFDDGANTNEGRAFVYHGSAAGLSFSPNSTPDDANQISAYFGWSVSSAGDVNSDGFSDVIIGAYSFDDGVFTGEGNAFIYHGSAAGLPATPNSILNDADQNGSQFGRSVACAGDVNGDGYSDVIIGASFYDGNFVNEGWAFVYHGSAAGLSATPNSTPDDADQLNAVFGESVASAGDVNGDGYSDVVIGAYLFDDGANTDEGRAFIYHGSAGGLSASPSSTPDDANQASANFGRSVAGAGDVNGDGYSDVIIGAPEYDGTFSGEGQSFVYHGSAAGLSATPDSRPDDADQANANFGLSVAGAGDVNGDGYSDVIIGAYLYDDGLNPDEGWAFVYHGSATGLSAMPNSTLDDANQAIARFGRSVAGAGDVNGDGYSDVIVGAYLYDDGIATDEGRAFMYHGSAAGLSASPNNTPEDANQANAYFGASVASAGDVNGDGYSDVIIGAYTFDDGPTVDEGRAFLYNGNDSTSNKRNNLRLYNTNLTTPINSTNFINGNFGAGLFARSFLGRGKGKLVWETRINYNAYSGNPITNSTLFTAQQGTYTNLGLAGVELKNIVAKLLGSGIYTKIRARVKYDPVTAITGQVYGPWRNVSAVIDGNSLGALPIELISFDAAWLQKGKTAKINFTTGKESGICCFDIEKSYDGFTFYPIGSLQARNAPGVMSYGFIDNYANGKKQFYRIKIKGNTGRAEYSNILLLQNNGATEILVFPNPTTDVLQLKLNGAYDKMNVQVVNASGQVVKRFNGLSASGQLVTIPVHHLPAGQYWLRLESAENKQVLRFVKQ, translated from the coding sequence ATGTACAAATTTTTTATCCTGGCGGTTGCAGTAGCCGTTACCCCCCATTCCCGGAAGATCCCTGTTATCGAATTTAATGTCAACAACACAGCTCAAAAGCAGGTAAGTTTTTTTTCCTTCAAGAACAGCTTCCCAACCAATTTTTGGGAGACCGGGAAAAAACAGGCGGTTGCCTGGTCACCGAACTGGCTGGAGATGGCACAGGAAAACATCCGGAAAAGCGAATACCATTTCAAATGGGAAGAAACGTATAAATCCTGGTGCACACCCAACCGGAAAAACAACCTCCGTTTCTTCTATGATGAGACCGGTTTTGTTGCTGAACCCAGAACAACCCAAATACCTGTCGGTGAAATTGATCCCCTTAAACGTTCCGATGAAATTACATACAGGCAAATTCCTGGCTGGAAAATAAAATTTATCCTTGATAAAAAACAAGTTGGCAAGGGAGCCTGGACAGTTGCGGATAACAAAGCTGAATTCATTACGGATAATATAACCGTTCAGTACATCAATAACGACGAAGGCATGCGGCAGAATTTCATCGTGCATTCTCCTTTGTCAAAAACTGATGAACTGAAAATAAATTTCCGTATCAAAACAAAACTGAAGGCTTTTTTACGCGGTAACCAGTTGCAGTTCTTTCATAAAAGATCCGGCCATGTTTTAAACTACGACCGGTTAAAGGTTTGGGATGCCAAGGGCAAACCGCTGGAAGCAAGGTTTAAAAAAAATAAGAACAACCGGTTTTCGATCAGCGTGTTTACCACAGGTGCCGTTTACCCGGTAACCATCGACCCCATCAGCTCCACGCCCAACAGTACACACGATGACGCAAACCAGGCAAATGCGTTTTTCGGCACCAGCGTTGCCAGTGCCGGTGACGTGAATGGTGACGGGTACAGCGATGTGATCATCGGGGCAAATGATTTTGATGACGGGGCAAATGTGGATGAAGGCCGGGCCTTTGTATATCATGGTTCTGCGGCTGGTTTATCGGCAACTCCCAACAGTACACCCGATGACGCCAACCAGGCCGGTGCCTCTTTTGGGATCAGTGTTTCCGGTGCCGGCGATGTGAACGGAGATGGATACAGCGATGTGATCATTGGGGCATCCCAGTACAATGATGGGGGAAATTCAAATGAAGGCCGGGCCTTTGTATATCATGGTTCGGCGGCCGGGTTAGCTGCAAGTCCCAACAACACGCCAGATGATGCAGACCAAATTGGCGCCTATTTTGGATGGAGTGTTGCCGGTGCCGGGGATGTGAACGGGGATGGGTTCAGCGATGTGATCATCGGGGCCTGGCAATATGATGATGTAGCAATTACCAATGAAGGCCGAGCCTATGTTTATCATGGTTCGGCGGCCGGGTTATCGGCAACCCCAAACAGTACGCCCGATGATGCCAACCAGGCAAATGCCGCTTTTGGATTCAGTGTAGCTTCTGCCGGGGACGTGAACGGGGATGGGTTTAGCGACGTAATTATAGGTGCCTATCTGTATGATGATGGGGCAAATGGCAATGAGGGTTTGGCCTTTGTTTATCATGGTTCGGCGGCCGGGTTATCGGCAACACCAAACAGTACGCCCGATGACGCTAACCAGGTGAGTGCCGGTTTCGGATGGAGCGTGGCCAGCGCCGGGGATGTAAATGGCGACGGATACAGTGATGTGATCATCGGGGCATGGCAATATGATGACGGCGCAAATCTTAATGAAGGCGGCGCTTTTGTTTATCATGGTTCGGCGGCCGGGTTATCGGCAACGCCAAACAACACCCCTGATGATGCCGACCAGGGGGGCGCTACTTTTGGAAATGAAGTAGCCTGTGCCGGGGATGTGAATGGCGACGGATACAGTGATGTGATCATCGGGGCACCCAATTATGATGACGGCGCAAATACCGGTGAAGGACGGGCCTTTGTTTACTATGGTTCGGCAGCCGGGTTATCGGCAACACCCAACAGTACGCCGGATGATGCCAACCAGGCAAACTCCTCCTTCGGAAACTGCGTTGCCAGCGCCGGGGATGTGAATGGCGACGGATACAGCGATGTGATCATCGGGTCTTACTTTTTTGATGACGGGGCAAATACCAATGAGGGAAGGGCCTTTGTTTACCATGGGTCGGCGGCCGGATTGTCCTTCTCCCCCAACAGTACCCCCGATGATGCCAACCAGATAAGCGCCTATTTTGGCTGGAGTGTATCTTCGGCCGGCGATGTGAACAGCGATGGATTCAGTGATGTGATCATCGGGGCCTACAGCTTTGACGATGGGGTATTTACCGGTGAAGGCAATGCATTTATTTATCATGGTTCAGCCGCCGGGTTACCAGCAACCCCCAACAGCATTCTTAATGATGCCGACCAGAATGGCTCCCAGTTTGGGAGGAGTGTGGCCTGCGCCGGAGATGTGAACGGCGACGGGTACAGCGATGTGATCATCGGCGCTTCCTTTTATGACGGTAATTTTGTAAACGAAGGGTGGGCGTTCGTGTATCATGGTTCGGCGGCTGGTTTATCGGCAACGCCCAACAGCACCCCTGATGATGCCGATCAGTTGAATGCCGTATTTGGAGAAAGCGTGGCTTCTGCCGGTGATGTAAATGGTGATGGGTACAGCGATGTGGTTATCGGCGCTTATTTATTTGATGATGGGGCAAATACAGACGAAGGCCGGGCCTTTATTTATCATGGCTCGGCCGGCGGGTTATCAGCATCACCCAGCAGCACCCCCGATGATGCCAACCAGGCAAGCGCGAATTTTGGTCGCAGCGTAGCCGGGGCGGGGGATGTGAACGGCGATGGGTACAGTGATGTGATCATTGGCGCCCCAGAGTATGATGGTACTTTTTCAGGCGAAGGCCAGTCCTTTGTTTATCACGGGTCGGCGGCAGGTTTATCAGCTACTCCAGACAGTAGACCCGATGATGCTGACCAGGCAAACGCGAATTTTGGTTTAAGCGTAGCCGGGGCGGGGGATGTAAACGGCGATGGGTACAGTGATGTGATCATCGGGGCTTACTTATATGATGACGGGCTTAATCCAGATGAGGGTTGGGCTTTTGTTTATCACGGATCTGCCACTGGTTTATCTGCCATGCCCAATAGCACCCTGGATGACGCCAACCAGGCAATTGCCCGTTTTGGCCGCAGCGTAGCCGGGGCCGGGGATGTGAACGGAGATGGGTACAGTGATGTGATCGTTGGGGCTTATTTATATGACGATGGTATTGCTACCGATGAAGGGCGGGCCTTTATGTATCACGGTTCTGCTGCCGGTTTATCTGCCTCACCAAATAACACACCGGAAGATGCCAACCAGGCGAATGCTTATTTCGGGGCAAGCGTTGCATCCGCCGGTGATGTGAACGGTGACGGGTACAGTGATGTTATTATCGGGGCCTATACCTTTGATGATGGGCCAACGGTTGACGAAGGCCGGGCTTTCCTGTACAATGGAAATGATTCCACTTCCAACAAACGGAACAACCTCCGGCTTTACAATACCAACCTTACAACCCCCATCAACAGCACAAATTTCATCAACGGGAATTTTGGCGCAGGACTTTTCGCCCGGTCATTTTTAGGAAGGGGCAAGGGTAAACTGGTTTGGGAGACCCGCATCAATTACAACGCCTACAGCGGCAACCCCATTACCAACAGCACCCTCTTTACTGCACAACAGGGCACTTATACCAACCTGGGCCTGGCGGGTGTGGAACTGAAGAATATTGTTGCCAAGCTTCTCGGCAGCGGCATTTACACCAAAATCAGGGCCCGGGTTAAATATGATCCCGTTACCGCCATCACCGGCCAGGTATATGGTCCCTGGCGTAATGTTTCTGCGGTTATTGATGGCAACAGCCTTGGTGCCTTACCCATTGAATTAATTTCTTTTGATGCCGCCTGGTTGCAAAAAGGCAAAACGGCTAAAATTAATTTCACCACAGGTAAGGAATCCGGTATCTGTTGCTTTGATATAGAAAAAAGCTACGATGGTTTTACTTTCTATCCCATCGGTTCGCTGCAGGCAAGAAATGCTCCGGGTGTGATGTCCTACGGTTTTATTGATAATTATGCCAACGGAAAAAAACAATTCTACCGCATAAAAATAAAGGGAAACACCGGAAGGGCCGAATACAGTAACATCCTGCTGTTACAAAATAATGGCGCTACAGAAATCCTGGTCTTCCCGAATCCAACAACAGATGTATTGCAATTAAAACTAAACGGGGCTTATGATAAAATGAATGTGCAGGTGGTAAATGCCTCCGGTCAGGTGGTAAAACGGTTCAATGGCCTTTCTGCATCCGGCCAGCTGGTAACAATTCCTGTACATCATTTACCGGCCGGCCAGTACTGGCTGCGGCTGGAAAGCGCTGAAAACAAACAGGTGCTTCGGTTTGTGAAACAATAA
- a CDS encoding aminotransferase class I/II-fold pyridoxal phosphate-dependent enzyme, with translation MSKTKLSHLAETLQASEIVRLGATIKEKIKQGERIYNYTIGDFDSSIFPIPAELEQDIIDAYKNGYTTYPAAEGNLDLREAVAAFISEREGLQYAPNEILISAGGRPLIYALYRAIVDKGDKVIYPAPSWNNNHYVHFTEAQHVMIEAKKENNFMLTAGQIKEHIAGATLLSLCSPLNPTGTTFSKTELEAICDLVLEENKKRSEGEKKLYLMYDQIYWTLTFGDTVHYNPVSLRPEMKAYTIFVDGISKSFAATGVRVGWSMGPAEVLVKMRSINSHVGAWAPMAEQKALAVFLSRTEAINKYFVHFKAEINERLQKIYGGFQQLRKDGFHVDAVSPEAAIYLTIQIDYAGKKTADGKILTTQADVTSYILDEAKLAVVPFYAFGASTGSSWYRLSVGTCKKEEIDEMLGMLKTALQKLS, from the coding sequence ATGAGCAAAACCAAACTAAGTCACCTCGCAGAAACACTGCAGGCATCAGAGATCGTAAGGCTGGGAGCCACCATCAAGGAAAAGATAAAGCAGGGTGAACGGATCTACAATTATACCATCGGCGATTTTGACTCCTCCATATTCCCTATCCCGGCTGAACTGGAGCAGGATATCATAGATGCTTATAAGAACGGCTATACCACATACCCCGCTGCCGAAGGAAACCTGGACCTGCGGGAAGCGGTTGCGGCATTCATCTCGGAAAGGGAAGGACTACAATATGCGCCCAACGAGATCCTCATCTCTGCCGGCGGCCGTCCGTTGATCTATGCCTTATACCGTGCAATCGTAGATAAAGGAGATAAGGTGATCTACCCGGCACCCAGCTGGAACAACAATCACTATGTTCACTTCACCGAAGCGCAGCATGTGATGATTGAAGCGAAGAAAGAAAATAATTTCATGCTTACGGCCGGCCAGATCAAAGAACATATTGCCGGCGCCACCCTGCTTTCCCTGTGTTCGCCGCTGAACCCTACCGGAACCACGTTCAGCAAAACGGAACTGGAAGCTATTTGTGACCTGGTGCTGGAAGAAAATAAAAAACGCAGCGAAGGAGAAAAGAAATTATACCTGATGTACGACCAGATTTACTGGACGCTTACGTTTGGTGATACGGTTCATTATAATCCCGTTTCACTTCGTCCTGAAATGAAAGCATACACCATTTTTGTGGATGGCATCAGCAAATCCTTTGCGGCCACCGGTGTACGTGTGGGCTGGTCGATGGGCCCGGCAGAAGTGCTGGTGAAAATGCGTTCCATCAACAGCCACGTGGGTGCATGGGCTCCCATGGCTGAACAAAAAGCACTTGCAGTCTTTTTATCCAGAACAGAGGCCATCAATAAGTACTTTGTACATTTTAAAGCTGAAATAAATGAACGTCTTCAAAAGATCTATGGTGGTTTTCAGCAGTTAAGAAAAGATGGGTTTCACGTAGACGCTGTATCTCCCGAAGCAGCCATTTATCTCACCATCCAGATCGACTATGCCGGTAAAAAAACCGCCGATGGAAAAATACTGACCACACAGGCTGATGTAACTTCTTACATACTGGACGAGGCAAAGCTGGCCGTCGTTCCTTTTTATGCCTTTGGTGCAAGCACCGGCAGCAGCTGGTACCGGTTAAGTGTAGGAACCTGTAAAAAGGAAGAGATCGATGAAATGCTGGGGATGCTTAAAACAGCTCTTCAGAAATTAAGTTAA
- a CDS encoding glycosyltransferase: MKEKKINNPVVLVAPLDWGLGHATRCVPIITQLLEEKCRVIIAASGSGKILLQKEFPGLLFLELRGYGVKYSRSGAGMSLKLFLQVPGILSAVYAEHGWLKRIIKEYAVDAVISDNRFGLFCKNAFCIYITHQLKIKTGGRFTEWLARKIHYWFINKFNECWVPDTEKENGLAGELSHPKIAPVVPVKYIGPLSRFEKNSVEKKYDLAVILSGPEPQRTVFEELVLKDLGTVAGNIILVRGVPGGPSLKINFPASVEIKDHLTSGELNRVILQSRLIVSRSGYSTIMDLVKLQQKAILVPTPGQTEQEYLAGHLSQQRIFCCTRQADFSLSATVTDAGGFPFAGVAIPQNTYKQFVENFVDRIRNA, from the coding sequence ATGAAAGAGAAAAAAATTAACAACCCGGTTGTACTGGTCGCTCCCCTGGATTGGGGGCTTGGCCATGCAACACGCTGTGTGCCAATTATAACCCAACTGCTGGAGGAAAAATGCCGGGTCATTATTGCCGCTTCCGGATCCGGGAAAATCCTGTTGCAAAAGGAGTTTCCCGGGTTACTGTTCCTCGAATTAAGGGGCTACGGGGTCAAATACAGCCGCAGCGGAGCAGGAATGTCCCTTAAGCTGTTTTTGCAGGTTCCCGGGATCCTCTCCGCTGTGTACGCCGAGCACGGGTGGTTAAAGAGAATCATTAAAGAATATGCTGTTGATGCCGTGATCTCTGATAACCGGTTTGGCCTTTTTTGCAAAAATGCTTTCTGCATCTATATCACACACCAGTTAAAAATAAAGACCGGGGGAAGGTTCACAGAATGGCTGGCCCGGAAAATTCATTATTGGTTCATCAATAAATTCAACGAATGCTGGGTGCCGGATACGGAAAAAGAAAACGGACTGGCCGGTGAGCTCTCTCATCCAAAAATAGCACCCGTTGTTCCGGTGAAATATATCGGCCCATTATCGCGTTTTGAAAAAAACAGCGTTGAAAAAAAATATGACCTGGCTGTTATCCTATCCGGACCTGAACCACAGCGTACCGTTTTTGAAGAATTGGTATTGAAAGACCTGGGTACTGTTGCTGGCAATATTATCCTGGTAAGGGGGGTGCCGGGCGGCCCTTCTTTGAAAATAAATTTTCCGGCTTCTGTAGAAATAAAAGACCATTTAACCAGCGGCGAACTGAACCGGGTCATCCTGCAATCCCGGTTAATTGTAAGCAGAAGCGGCTATTCAACCATTATGGACCTGGTGAAACTTCAGCAAAAAGCCATTCTTGTTCCTACGCCCGGCCAGACAGAACAGGAGTACCTGGCTGGTCATTTATCCCAACAAAGAATATTCTGCTGTACCCGGCAGGCTGATTTTTCTTTATCCGCTACGGTAACCGACGCCGGTGGTTTTCCATTTGCCGGGGTTGCTATTCCGCAAAACACCTACAAACAGTTTGTTGAAAATTTTGTTGACAGGATCCGGAATGCTTAG